From one Lycium barbarum isolate Lr01 chromosome 6, ASM1917538v2, whole genome shotgun sequence genomic stretch:
- the LOC132645156 gene encoding uncharacterized protein LOC132645156, which yields MDLPPEQLQNLKLPSLLKESITIPKRSPQTFYRITLSLILPLSFAILAHSFFTHPILNQLHENPSASHASQWTKLLFYQFCYLVFLLAFSLLSTAAVVFTVASLYTSKQVSFSSIITAIPSILRRLFITFIWVFLCMLVYNAVLSFFIVLMLIAFESKNSESKSSVALFLVSVFVLSVFFLVVHVYLSALWHLASVITVLEPIQGLAAIKKSYELLKGKIRVAAVLVLGYLVIFGVVSSAFGSIVVDGGGRYGVFARVVIGGVLIGVLVVVILVGLLVQSLFYYVCKSYHNERIDKSALYSHLGGYLGEYYEPLKGNMQIDDSSLEVEMKGGEAA from the coding sequence ATGGATCTACCACCAGAACAGCTTCAAAACTTGAAATTACCTTCACTTCTTAAAGAATCAATCACCATACCAAAAAGATCACCACAAACTTTTTACCGTATAACCCTCAGCTTAATCTTGCCACTTTCTTTTGCAATCTTAGCCCATTCTTTCTTCACTCATCCAATTCTCAATCAACTTCATGAAAACCCAAGTGCTTCTCATGCTTCTCAATGGACTAAACTCCTTTTCTACCAATTCTGTTACTTAGTTTTCCTCTTAGCTTTCTCTCTTCTCTCAACGGCTGCTGTTGTTTTCACCGTTGCTTCTCTTTACACTTCAAAACAAGTATCTTTCTCCTCAATTATCACTGCTATTCCTAGTATCTTAAGGCGTTTGTTCATTACTTTCATATGGGTTTTCCTTTGCATGCTTGTTTACAATGCTGTCTTGTCTTTTTTCATTGTTCTTATGTTGATTGCCTTTGAGAGCAAGAACAGTGAGAGCAAGAGCAGTGTTGCTTTGTTTCTTGTCTCTGTTTTTGTCCTCTCTGTTTTCTTCCTTGTTGTGCATGTGTATTTAAGTGCTTTATGGCATCTTGCTAGTGTTATTACAGTTCTTGAACCAATTCAAGGTCTTGCAGCTATAAAGAAAAGCTATGAGTTGTTGAAGGGAAAGATTAGGGTTGCTGCTGTGCTTGTTTTAGGATATTTGGTGATATTTGGTGTGGTTAGCAGTGCTTTTGGATCAATTGTGGTGGATGGTGGTGGTCGGTATGGTGTTTTTGCTAGGGTTGTGATTGGAGGGGTGTTGATTGGTGTGCTTGTGGTTGTGATTTTGGTGGGGCTTTTGGTGCAGAGCTTGTTTTACTATGTGTGCAAGAGTTATCATAATGAAAGGATTGATAAGAGTGCTTTGTATAGTCACCTTGGTGGGTATCTGGGTGAGTATTATGAGCCTCTCAAAGGGAACATGCAAATTGATGATAGCAGCTTGGAGGTGGAGATGAAAGGTGGAGAAGCTGCTTGA